ACATAGGCCACGGGCGTGGCGTCGGACAGGGATTTCAGCATGTCCCGCCACGCGGCGAGAGTCATGGTGCCCCGGCGGGTCAGGCTCCGCGACAGGGCGTCCAGCCGGCGGCGCTGGTCGCTGTCCAGTTCCGCCGCCTCGTCGTCCAGCCGCTGGGCCAGGCGGCGGGCCAGATTGGTCACCGGCTCGGCCAGCCGGGCCAGGGCCGCGTCCAGATTGGCCGCCGCCTCCAGCAGCCCATCGACGGGATAGGCGGTGTCGGCCTCCAGGCTGTAGGGGCCGGCATCCCCGGCGGTGCGGGCATAGACCTGGGCGCGGGCCAGCAGCAGGAAACGTTCGGTGGGGCCGGTGGGGTTGTCGGCGGACAGGCGCGCGCCCCACCCTTCCGACGGCAGCACGCGGGCGGCCTCCAGCACCGCGTCCAGCAGGGCCGACGCCTCGTCGTCGCCGGCCACCACATCCTCCATGCGGCGCTTCAGCCCGCGGGCACGGCCCCGCCCGCCCTCTTCCACGCCCAGGAACCAGCGGCGCAGCTCGTGCGTTTCCCGCCCGGTCAGATGGCCGGCGAAGGCGCTGTCGGCGGCGTCGAACACATGGTGTCCCTCGTCGAAGATGAAGCGGGTCGGCTGGTTCATGTCGTCACCGCCGCCCAAGGCCGCCTGGATCATCACCAGCGCGTGGTTGGCGATCACCACCTCCGCCCGCCGGGCCCGGCGCACGCTCTTTTCGATGAAGCATTTGCTGTAATGGTCGCAGGCGGAATAGACGCACTCTCCCCGCCGGTCGGCCAGCCCCAGCGTGCGCGGGCGGCCCAGCAGATCCACCAGCCAGCCGGGGAAATCCCCCCCCGACAGGTCGCCGTCGCGGGTGGCCGCCGCCCAGCGCGCCATCAGCCCCGCCGCCACCATCGCACCCATGCCGTACTGGGCGGGGGCGGCGCGCACCGCGTCCTCCAGGTTCAGCAGGCAGAGATAGTTCTCGCGCCCCTTGCGCAGCACCACCCGCCGGGCCTTTTCCGCCGGGTCGGGGAACAGCCGGTCAAGCTCGGCGTCGATCTGATGCTGAAGATTGCGGGTGTAGGTGGACACCCACACCGCCCCGCCGTTCTTTTCCGCCCACACCGTGGCGGGGGCCAGATAGCCCAGCGTCTTGCCCACCCCCGTCCCGGCTTCCGCCAGCACCACGTTGGGGGTTTCCGGCGCGGGCCGGGGGGCGAAGGCGGCGGCCACCGCGCTGGCGTAATCGGCCTGCTGCGGGCGGGGTTCGGCCATCTTGCCCGCCACCTCGGCGGTCAGCATCTGTGCCAGCCGGCGGCGGGCGTCTTCGGGATCGACGGCGGTGTGGGTGGGGGGCGGGACGGGCGCGCCCTCCTCCCATTCCTTCAGGCCGGCCCAGACCTTCAGCCCGGCCAGCGCGCGGGCGCGCTCCGGCCCCTGGGGCATGTTCAGCGCGTGCAGCACCGGACCGGCCCACGGCCACCCGGCCTTGCCCATCTCCCACGCGATGGCCACGGGATCGGAGGACTCCGCCCGCCCCGGTGCGGCCAGCGTGCGCAACAGCCGCGGCACCGCCCGCAGCAACGCCACCGCGTCGGCCTCCGCCCCCTCGGGCAGCGGCAGGCCCAGCGCGTCGGCCAGCCCGCGGGGGGTGGGCAGGCAGAAGGTGGCGGGCTTTACGAACGCATAGAGTTCGAGAACGTCATAGGCCGGGAACGGGTCCATCCCCAGCCGCCGCGCCAGCGCGCGCCCGTGGCACACCACCGGCATGGTCCCGCGCAGCCGTCCGGCCAAGCGGTCGAGCGGCAGGGTTTCCACCTCCCCGTCCGGCGACAGGATCACCCCATGACGCGCGCGCACCACGACGGCAGGCGCCTCGTCGAGAGGAAGATAGGGGGATTGGACGGCGGGACCGGGCATGGCGGCGACTATAGGCGGAAAAAGGGTACAAAGCGAGCACACCGTGGCAAAGGGGTTCCACCCCTTCGCGCTTCCCCGCCAAGGGCCGGGAGGCCCTTGGAACCCTTAGAGAATCTCGGCTGTCCTAATCGCTTCGTCCAACGGTCCCAGCACGTCCGACAAAGCGCCGTCCCATTCCGCCGGGGCGGCGAAGCTGAACATGGCGACGCGGACCGAGGCGGTGGCCTCGACGCCGGCCAGCCACAGGTAATGGGTTTCGCGGCGGCCATCCTCCTCCGTCACCATCACCGCAGTGGCGATGATGCCGCCGCCGGGGCGGTCCTCCAGCACACGGTCCGACGCCCGCCCGTCGTCGGGGCGCACGAAGCGCAGGGCCACTTCCCGCAGGGTATAGGCCGGGCTGTCCTTGGCGGCGATGGTGTCGGCCACCACCCGCAGCACCCCCTGCCCGCCCGGCGGGCGGAGCGCCAGCACCGGCTTGCCTTCGTGCTCCTCCGTGTCGATGGACCAGTCGGCGGGAATCTGGAACCGCACCAGATCGTCCCACGCCACCGTCCGGGTATCCGCTCCGCTCATGCTCTCTCGTTCCCTCATGACAGCGGCTGGAACAGCGCGTCCAGGTCCGCTTCCTCGAAACCGGCAAAGCCGGCGGAATCGGGGTCGAACAGGGCGCCGGCCAGACCGCGCTTGCGCTCCTGCATCTCCAGCATCCGTTCCTCCACCGTGCCGGCGGCGATCAGCTTATAGACGAACACCGGCTTGTCCTGGCCGATGCGGTGGGCGCGGTCGGTGGCCTGATCCTCCACCGCCGGGTTCCACCAGGGATCGTAATGGATCACCGTGTCGGCGGCGGTCAGGTTCAGCCCCACCCCGCCCGCCTTCAGGCTGATGAGGAACAGCGGCACCGTCTCCGCCTGGAACGCCGCCACCGGCGTTGCCCGGTCCACCGTGTCGCCGGTCAGTTCCACATAAGTGATACCGGCCCGCTCCACCTCAACCTTGATGAGATCCAGCATGCTGGTGAACTGGGAGAACAGCAGCACCCGCCGCCCGTCCTCGATCAGGGCCGGCAGGATCTCCATCAGGTAGCCCAGCTTGGCGCTGTCCTTCACCGCCTTGGCCTGCCGCAGCTTGACCAGACGCGGGTCGCAGCACACCTGCCGCAGCTTCAACAGCGCGTCCAGGATCATGATGTGGCTGCGGGCCATGCCCTTGGCCGCCACCTCCGCCCGCACCTTCTCGCTCATGGCCAGCCGCACGGCCTCGTACAGGTCGCGCTGGGTACCGTTCAGGTCCAGGCGGCGGACAATCTCGGTCTTGGGCGGCAGGTCGGCGGCCACCTGCCCCTTGGTCCGGCGC
This DNA window, taken from Azospirillum fermentarium, encodes the following:
- a CDS encoding ATP-dependent DNA helicase gives rise to the protein MPGPAVQSPYLPLDEAPAVVVRARHGVILSPDGEVETLPLDRLAGRLRGTMPVVCHGRALARRLGMDPFPAYDVLELYAFVKPATFCLPTPRGLADALGLPLPEGAEADAVALLRAVPRLLRTLAAPGRAESSDPVAIAWEMGKAGWPWAGPVLHALNMPQGPERARALAGLKVWAGLKEWEEGAPVPPPTHTAVDPEDARRRLAQMLTAEVAGKMAEPRPQQADYASAVAAAFAPRPAPETPNVVLAEAGTGVGKTLGYLAPATVWAEKNGGAVWVSTYTRNLQHQIDAELDRLFPDPAEKARRVVLRKGRENYLCLLNLEDAVRAAPAQYGMGAMVAAGLMARWAAATRDGDLSGGDFPGWLVDLLGRPRTLGLADRRGECVYSACDHYSKCFIEKSVRRARRAEVVIANHALVMIQAALGGGDDMNQPTRFIFDEGHHVFDAADSAFAGHLTGRETHELRRWFLGVEEGGRGRARGLKRRMEDVVAGDDEASALLDAVLEAARVLPSEGWGARLSADNPTGPTERFLLLARAQVYARTAGDAGPYSLEADTAYPVDGLLEAAANLDAALARLAEPVTNLARRLAQRLDDEAAELDSDQRRRLDALSRSLTRRGTMTLAAWRDMLKSLSDATPVAYVDWFAVERAEGRDVDVGLYRHWIDPTVPFAEALAGQAHGMVVTSATLTDGTGDLQADWGAAEARSGASHLPRPAVRAQVPSPFDYRNQTRVLVVTDVRKDDLAQVSAAYRELFLAAGGGGLGLFTAISRLRSVYDRIVEPLDTAGLPLYAQHVDPLDVSTLIDIFRGEEHACLLGTDAVRDGVDVPGRSLRLIVFDRVPWPRPDILHRARRNSFGRRRYEDMIARLRLKQAFGRLVRRADDVGVFVLLDPMMPSRLFGAFPEGVEVRRVGLREAVAETRGFLLGPGRDNTGFS